The following proteins come from a genomic window of Pangasianodon hypophthalmus isolate fPanHyp1 chromosome 24, fPanHyp1.pri, whole genome shotgun sequence:
- the arl15a gene encoding ADP-ribosylation factor-like protein 15a isoform X5, which produces MAQQAAGCLSMSIYLKLILINAKRTWECTQRGKCFRKLCCKGPPSPRPEYDVVCIGLSGAGKTSLISRLCSEGLDGIVPTAGFSIKAVAFPNAVLNVKELGGADNIKKYWSRYYQGSQGVVFVLDSTVSDEEMETCRSELHLALQHPQLCTLPFLILANHQDSPAARSVPEDGPTPIHRA; this is translated from the exons ATGGCACAACAGGCTGCAGGATGTCTCTCAATGTCCATATACTTGAAGCTCATCTTGATAAATGCAAAGAGAACATGGGAGTGTACTCAGAGGGGCAAG TGTTTCCGAAAGCTGTGCTGTAAAGGTCCCCCCTCTCCTAGACCAGAGTATGATGTGGTATGTATTGGACTCAGCGGTGCTGGCAAAACCAGTCTCATTTCACGGCTCTGCAGCGAAGGTCTTGATGGAATTGTACCCACCGCAG GTTTCAGCATCAAGGCAGTGGCTTTCCCAAATGCAGTACTGAATGTGAAGGAACTTGGAG gTGCAGACAATATCAAGAAATACTGGAGCCGCTACTACCAAGGCTCCCAAGGAGTGGTATTCGTTCTTGACAGTACTGTTTCGGATGAGGAGATGGAGACTTGCCGATCTGAGCTCCATTTGGCCCTGCAGCACCCTCAGCTCTGCACACTCCCCTTCCTCATCCTTGCCAACCACCAAGATTCACCAGCTGCCCGTTCTGTCCCAGAG
- the arl15a gene encoding ADP-ribosylation factor-like protein 15a isoform X4, which yields MAQQAAGCLSMSIYLKLILINAKRTWECTQRGKCFRKLCCKGPPSPRPEYDVVCIGLSGAGKTSLISRLCSEGLDGIVPTAGFSIKAVAFPNAVLNVKELGGADNIKKYWSRYYQGSQGVVFVLDSTVSDEEMETCRSELHLALQHPQLCTLPFLILANHQDSPAARSVPEVPNDFLVHDDS from the exons ATGGCACAACAGGCTGCAGGATGTCTCTCAATGTCCATATACTTGAAGCTCATCTTGATAAATGCAAAGAGAACATGGGAGTGTACTCAGAGGGGCAAG TGTTTCCGAAAGCTGTGCTGTAAAGGTCCCCCCTCTCCTAGACCAGAGTATGATGTGGTATGTATTGGACTCAGCGGTGCTGGCAAAACCAGTCTCATTTCACGGCTCTGCAGCGAAGGTCTTGATGGAATTGTACCCACCGCAG GTTTCAGCATCAAGGCAGTGGCTTTCCCAAATGCAGTACTGAATGTGAAGGAACTTGGAG gTGCAGACAATATCAAGAAATACTGGAGCCGCTACTACCAAGGCTCCCAAGGAGTGGTATTCGTTCTTGACAGTACTGTTTCGGATGAGGAGATGGAGACTTGCCGATCTGAGCTCCATTTGGCCCTGCAGCACCCTCAGCTCTGCACACTCCCCTTCCTCATCCTTGCCAACCACCAAGATTCACCAGCTGCCCGTTCTGTCCCAGAG
- the arl15a gene encoding ADP-ribosylation factor-like protein 15a isoform X3 produces MAQQAAGCLSMSIYLKLILINAKRTWECTQRGKCFRKLCCKGPPSPRPEYDVVCIGLSGAGKTSLISRLCSEGLDGIVPTAGFSIKAVAFPNAVLNVKELGGADNIKKYWSRYYQGSQGVVFVLDSTVSDEEMETCRSELHLALQHPQLCTLPFLILANHQDSPAARSVPEVAGSHMYTHSEVFGLSNGNCAFLRLWCVVAMQ; encoded by the exons ATGGCACAACAGGCTGCAGGATGTCTCTCAATGTCCATATACTTGAAGCTCATCTTGATAAATGCAAAGAGAACATGGGAGTGTACTCAGAGGGGCAAG TGTTTCCGAAAGCTGTGCTGTAAAGGTCCCCCCTCTCCTAGACCAGAGTATGATGTGGTATGTATTGGACTCAGCGGTGCTGGCAAAACCAGTCTCATTTCACGGCTCTGCAGCGAAGGTCTTGATGGAATTGTACCCACCGCAG GTTTCAGCATCAAGGCAGTGGCTTTCCCAAATGCAGTACTGAATGTGAAGGAACTTGGAG gTGCAGACAATATCAAGAAATACTGGAGCCGCTACTACCAAGGCTCCCAAGGAGTGGTATTCGTTCTTGACAGTACTGTTTCGGATGAGGAGATGGAGACTTGCCGATCTGAGCTCCATTTGGCCCTGCAGCACCCTCAGCTCTGCACACTCCCCTTCCTCATCCTTGCCAACCACCAAGATTCACCAGCTGCCCGTTCTGTCCCAGAG GTCGCTGGCTcccacatgtacacacactctgaagTGTTTGGACTGAGCAATGGGAACTGTGCATTTCTCAGGCTGTGGTGTGTTGTTGCCATGCAATAA